Part of the Aquimarina sp. TRL1 genome, TTTGGCTCCTTTTGGAGGGATTAAAGAGAGTGGGTTTGGGAGAGAAGGATCAAAGTATGGAATGGATGATTATCTGGAACTTAAATATTTGTGTATAGGGGGAATTGAGTAGTCTCATATGCCTTATACTATCTACAGATATTTGATATTAGCCAAAACAATTTGTAACCCTGAGTTTTGATTTGCTTAACTTGGGGTTTCTTATTTTGGGTAAAAGAAAAGTAAATATGATGTATAAAAGAGATAAAGGAATGATTAAGAGAAATAATAGAGAAAGTACATTCGCCATAGAACCTTTGCCTTCTACTATCGTAAGAACCAAAAATGAACATCAAATCAATAAACATTTATACAAGGAAATTATCTTTTTGTTTTCTGGAGAAGGTAAGCATATGATTGATGATGAGTTGATTGAATTTACGCCTAATACCTTATACTTGATTAATATTGGTCAGGTACATTCGTATATTGAAGGTACGAATATACAGGGATATTCAATAAAGTATAAAAATGAATTTATTCCCTCTTCCGGGTTAAGTTATAAGTCTAGTTTTTATTCCAAGCTGAATGGATATATTGCTGATCTCAATTATATAAAATTAGCTAAGAAAGATGTAAAAAACATTCGATCACATTTTCAAAGTATATTGGAAGAATATAAGCAACCAGATGAAGCATTTACTAGTAAGGCTATTGTACAATATTTGTTTGTGAGTTTTATGCTTAAAATTGAAAGAATGGCTCGGGAGATTGTCATTATAACCTCTAAAACAACAACCAGCAACCATAAAAAAACCTTGTATGTTAAATTCTTGAGTTTGCTGGAAGAGAATTTTATGACCAACCATAGTATGGATTTTTATACAGAGAAGCTGAGCCTTTCCAGAAGAAAATTATCGGATTTGGTTAAAGAGTTTAGTGGGATTACTGCCAAACGCTATTTGTTAAATCGCATTATTTTGGAAGCCAAACGACTACTGGCATATTCCAATCACAATTTAAAAGAAATATGTTATGATTTAGGGTTCGAAAGCCCTGCCTATTTTTCTACTTTGTTTAAAGAGATGACAGGCAAGACCCCTAATGAATATCGCAAGATGCAACAGAAGAAGTAGTCGTCTTTTCGTGATCAATGTAGCGGTATTCGTCTAAAGCATGTTTTAGAATGGTTACCGCTTTTATAATGGAGTCTTTGTTAAGTACGTATGCAATTCTAACCTGATATTTTCCAAATGCTGTATTTGAATAAAATCCAGAAGCAGGAGCGACCATAACTGTCTCGTGTTTGTAATGGTACTTCTCTAATAACCATTGAGCAAAATGATCTGCATCACAAATCGGAAGTTCTGCGATACAGTAAAAAGCTCCCTTTGGTTGTGTAACTTTTACATGTGGTATCTTTTGAAGCTCAGTGATCAAGGTGTTTCTTCGGTCACTGTATTCTTTGATAATTTGATCAAAATATTCCTGTGGGGTATCCAAAGCTGCTTCACTGGCAATTTGCGCATATGTAGGGGGAGATAACCGGGCTTGTGCAAATTTTAAAGCGGTAGCGATAAAAGTGTTGTTTCTGGAAACGATACATCCAATTCTGGCACCACACATACTGTATTTTTTTGAAACAGAGTCAATCATAATTGCATGTTCTTCCAGCTCGGATTCTCTTAATATGGAATAATGTTCTGTATTATCATAAATGAAATCTCTATATACTTCATCAGCAATCAAGAATAAATCGTGTTTTTTTGCCAATTGCGCCAGGGCATGTATTTCTTCTTTGGTATACAAATACCCGGTAGGATTTCCTGGATTACAGATTAAGATGGCTTTTGTCTTGTCAGAGATTAATTGTTCAAATTCAGAAATAGGAGGAAGATCAAAATTAGTGTCAATTTTTGAGGTAACAGGAACAATATGCACTCCAGAAGCGATCGAAAAACTATTATAATTAGCATAGAAAGGTTCTGGAATGATTATTTCATCCCCGGCATCGGCAATGCTGGAAAGCGTAAAAAATAAGGCTTCACTTCCTCCGGTAGTTACCAGAATGTCATCATGAGTTACTTGAATATGATACTTCTTGTAATGCATAGCGATCTTTTTTCGATATATTTCTGAACCTTCTGACCGGCTATACGCTAACACATCAATACTATTATTTTTTACAGCATCCAGGGCAATTTGAGGAGTTTTTATATCTGGTTGCCCAATATTAAGGTGGTATACTTTTATACCTCTTTTTTTTGCATTTTCTGCAAATGGAACCAGCTTTCTCACAGGAGATTCAGGCATATGATGCCCTTTTAAGGAAATACTTGGCATGATAACAGGGATTTATAAAGTATAAGGATACAGGTATATCGTAGAAGAAAAATAAGGTGTCTGTACCTGTACCTTTATACTGATTTGTAATTATTTCAATTCTTGTCGGATAAAAAGAACGGGATTATAAAGCTTCGGCTTCAATAAGGGAAGTTTCAAAGATATCCACAATGCTGTCTAATTCTTTTTTGTTGATAATCAAAGGGGGAGAGATGATAATGGCATTGCCTGAAGCACGTACAAAGGCTCCTTTCTCGATCATTTTTTTATGAATTTTAGATACGATCTCTCTATTGGGCTTTTTACTCGTTTTATCTTTTACAAATTCGATGGCAAACATCAATCCTTTTCCTCTTACATCACCAACTGTTTTATATGTGTTTTCAAAAGGTTTTAATCGATTCATCAAGTGATTTCCCAGTTTTCGTGCATTGGCAGGAAGGTCTTCTTTAATAACTATGTTTAGGGCAGCAATGGCAGCTGCACAAGCAACCGGATGACCAGAATAGGTATATCCATGACCAATAGCGCCGAAGGAATCATTATTTGCTTTGAAGACATTATCAATTCGTTCATTACAAAGTGTTGCTCCCAAAGGAA contains:
- a CDS encoding helix-turn-helix domain-containing protein is translated as MMYKRDKGMIKRNNRESTFAIEPLPSTIVRTKNEHQINKHLYKEIIFLFSGEGKHMIDDELIEFTPNTLYLINIGQVHSYIEGTNIQGYSIKYKNEFIPSSGLSYKSSFYSKLNGYIADLNYIKLAKKDVKNIRSHFQSILEEYKQPDEAFTSKAIVQYLFVSFMLKIERMAREIVIITSKTTTSNHKKTLYVKFLSLLEENFMTNHSMDFYTEKLSLSRRKLSDLVKEFSGITAKRYLLNRIILEAKRLLAYSNHNLKEICYDLGFESPAYFSTLFKEMTGKTPNEYRKMQQKK
- a CDS encoding pyridoxal phosphate-dependent aminotransferase: MPSISLKGHHMPESPVRKLVPFAENAKKRGIKVYHLNIGQPDIKTPQIALDAVKNNSIDVLAYSRSEGSEIYRKKIAMHYKKYHIQVTHDDILVTTGGSEALFFTLSSIADAGDEIIIPEPFYANYNSFSIASGVHIVPVTSKIDTNFDLPPISEFEQLISDKTKAILICNPGNPTGYLYTKEEIHALAQLAKKHDLFLIADEVYRDFIYDNTEHYSILRESELEEHAIMIDSVSKKYSMCGARIGCIVSRNNTFIATALKFAQARLSPPTYAQIASEAALDTPQEYFDQIIKEYSDRRNTLITELQKIPHVKVTQPKGAFYCIAELPICDADHFAQWLLEKYHYKHETVMVAPASGFYSNTAFGKYQVRIAYVLNKDSIIKAVTILKHALDEYRYIDHEKTTTSSVASCDIH